From the genome of Methylocystis echinoides:
TGATCGTGGATTATCTCGATTACCTCGGCGGTCATCAGCTGATCCCCGCCGATCCGCTTCGCCGCTTCGACGTTTTGCGGCTTCAGGCGCTCGGCGACGGGATCAATGATGCGGCGCTGCTCATTCGCTATGAGACGGCGACGCGCCCGGCCGCCCTGCGCGACCAGGACGCGATCGATCTGCAGCAGGGCAAGATCGACCGCGCGCTCGCCGCGCTCGAGGCCGCGCCCCCGGAGGGGACCGTCAACGTGGGCCAGATCGCCGTCGCCTGCGCGCTCGGCTATCTCGATCTGCGCTTCGAGGGCGCCTGGCGCGCGACGCATCCGAAGCTCGTCGCCTGGCTTTCGGACTTCGAGACAAACACGCCCGCCTTCGAGGCGACCAAAGCGTAAGCCTGTCTTACGCCTTGCCGGCAATTTCGGCCGGGGGCGCCCAGCCGCCGGCCTGTGCGAGCGCAGAGCCGCTCGCGCCCGGAATTCGCAGACGCTGGCCGGGGTAGATCTTGTCGGGATGTTTGAGCAACGGCTTGTTGGCTTCGAAGATCTCTTCGTAGCGCGCGCCATCGCCGTAATGGGCTTCGGCGATCTTCCACAAGGTGTCGCCGGCGACGACGACATGTATGCCAGATGGCTGCGTCGGATCGTGGTCGGGGGCGATGAGATTGTTCTCGACCTTGGCCACGCCCTTGCTATTGCCCACCGCCAAAACAATCTTTTCGAGCTCGGCGCGGGAGTTGACCGCGCCGTTCAGAGTCACCGTGTCGCCGTTGACCTCGATGTCCACGCCCGAGACGTCAAAGCCGTAGCCCTGCAGCTCCTTTGCGAGCGCGTCGGCCGGGGCCGCCGCATTGTCGGTCGCGCCGGCGACCGCGGGCGCAGCTTTGCTTTTGCCGGTGAAAAAGTCGAAGATGCCCATGAAAACTCTCCTCTGACAAAACCGGATTTTTGCCCCCGCCGACCTAATCTAGGCGCTGCCGCTCAGCTTAACACCCGTGCGCGCGGATTTTTCGACGGGTGAAGAGCTTAGAGGCGTTATATGCGGCGCTGGGCCGGCCTTCGTTGACGCTGAGCGCGCATCGTGAGAAGCGGCCCGACCCGAGAGGAGAGCGGCGATGAGCGAGAGTAAGGAGACGCCCGGCGGGCCGGCGCTGGTGACGGGGGCGGCGCGGCGCATCGGCCTCGCCATCGCCGGGCGTCTCGCGCGCGAGGGGCGACCCGTCGTGCTGCATTCTTCACGCCGCTCGGCCGACGAGGCGGAGCTTGCGGCGGAAGCGATCCGCGCGCGCGGCGGCGAAGCTGTCGTCGCCGTCGCCGATCTCGCCGACGCCGTGGAGACGCAGCGTCTCATCGGCTTTGCCGCACGCGCCTTCGGGCCGCCGACGCTTCTCGTCAATAACGCGTCCATCTTCGAGGTCGACGAGGCGCATGACTTCTCGCTCGACAGCTACGAACGGCACATGGCAATCAATCTCCGCGCGCCGCTGCTGCTCGCCCGCGATTTCGCCGCGCAACTTCCGAGGGACGTGGAAGGCGCCGTCGTCAATATGATCGACCAGCGGGTCTGGCGCCTGACGCCGCGTTATTTCAGCTATACCCTCGCCAAGTCCGCGCTGTGGACGGCGACGCGCACAATGGCTCAGGCCTATGCGCCGAGAATCCGAGTCAACGCCGTGGGGCCGGGGCCGGTGTTTCCGAACGAAGCGCTGGGCGACCGCGAGTTCGAGATCGAAGCCAGCGGCGTGCCGCTCGGCCATGCCGCGGATGTCTCGGGGGTGGTGGACGCGGTGATCTTTCTCTCAAAAGCGAAGAGCGTCACCGGCCAGATGATCGCGGTCGACAGCGGCCAGCATCTCGCCTGGCGGACGCCGGATGTGGCGCCCGAATAGGACGGCCCACGTAAACGCTTCGCAAACCATAAGGGAATAAAGCTTTCGTCAGTTGCGGTCCGCTCCCCGCGGGGCTACAGCCTGCGGGCGTTCAAGACGGCGCGTTGCGCCAAGGAGTGTGCATGCGCGTTCTGGGCATCGAAACCACCTGCGACGAGACGGCCGTCGCCGTCGTGTCGGATCGCTTGGGCGGGGACGGCGGCGACATTCTCTCCAACGAGGTGCTGAGCCAGATCGCCCAGCACGCCGCCTATGGCGGCGTGGTGCCGGAAATCGCGGCCCGCGCCCATATCGACTCGCTCGACCGTCTCATCGTCCGCGCCCTCGCCAACGCCAAGGTCGACCTCAAGGACATTGACGCCATCGCCGCCGCGGCGGGGCCAGGCCTCATTGGCGGAGTGCTGGTGGGATTGACCGCCGCCAAGGGGCTGGCGCTTGCTCTCGGCAAGCCCTTCATCGCCGTGAACCACCTCGAGGCGCACGCGCTCACCGCGCGGCTGACCGACCATCTTGAATTTCCCTTTATCGCCCTCCTGGTCTCCGGCGGGCACACGCAGCTCGTCGCCGTGCGCGGCGTCGGAGACTATCGCCGCCTCGGCTCGACGGTCGACGACGCGGCGGGCGAAGCTTTTGACAAGGTGGCGAAAATGCTCGGGCTGCCCTATCCCGGCGGCCCGCAGATTGAGGACCTCGCCCAGGAAGGCGATTCCCATCGCTTTGATTTCCCCCGTCCAATGGTCGGGCGCGGCGGCGCGGATTTCTCGCTCTCCGGACTCAAGACGGCGGTGCGGCAGGAAGTCCTCAAGATCCAGACCTTGACCGAGCAGGACAAGAAAGACCTGGCCGCCTCCTTCCAGGCCGCCATCGTCGACGTCATCGTCGACCGCGTGCGCGGCGGCATTCGCCTGTTCAGCCAAAGCGAGGGACGCCCGAGCGGACTCGTGATCGGCGGCGGCGTCGGGGCCAATGGCGCGATCCGCCGCGCGCTCACGCGTCTTTGCGCCGAAAGCGGCCTGCGATTCATCTCGCCGCCCGCCAATCTCTGTTCCGATAATGGCGCGATCATCGCCTGGGCGGGGCTCGAGCGTCTGAAATGCGGCTACACCAGCGATCTCGGCTTCGCCCCGCGGCCGCGCTGGCCGCTCGACGCCGTCGCCAGCGGAGCCCATCACGGCAAGGCCTGACCCTTGCGGCGAACCTTCCTCGCGGCGCTTGCTGCGCTGACGCTGACCCCAGAGCCGCAGGCGGCGGGTCCGCTCTCGCAGGAGCCGCTCGTCGCGGGGCTGCATATTTTCTATGGCCCCGGTGAGGACTTCGAGTCGGTGGACGCCCGCCTCATCAATGGCGCGCGGCGTTCGCTCGACATGGCCGCCTATGTGCTCACCGACCGCGCGCTTGTCGCGGCCCTCGGCCGCGCCGCCATGCGCGGCGTGAAAGTCAGGGTCTATCTCGACGGCGAGGAGCTCAACCGATCGGCGGCGATCCTCGACATCGCCGACGCGCCCAATCTCGACGTGCGCCGCAAGGGGCGGGGGCGCGATCTGATGCATCTCAAGAGCTATCAGGTCGACGGCCGCGTTTTGCGCAGCGGCTCGGCGAACTTCTCGGTCTCGGGCGAAGTTCATCAGGACAACGACCTCATCGTGGTCGAAAGCCCGCAGGCGGCGGCGCGCTTTCGCGAGGCGTTCGAGCGACTCTGGTCGCGTCCCGACAATCAGAAGCTCGGCTTGCGCTGACCGTCTTTGAGGCGCGACATGGGCTCGCTATAGAGAGCCGAGGGCGCCTCGCACATTCAATGCGCCGCTTTTTGGACTGGAATCATGACGCGCGACAGCATTGCAGTTCTCGGCGCCGGGGCGTGGGGCGTGGCGCTCGCCAACGTGGCCGCCCAGGGCCGCACCCGCGTGCCGCTCTGGGCGCATGACGCCGCTCATGTGGCGGCGCTGGAGCAACATCGCGAAAATCGCCGGCACTTGCCGGGTCTGCCGCTCGCTTGCGCGGTCACGCCGACCGCCGATCTCGCTTGCATTCGCGGCGCGGAAATCGTGCTCGCCGTCGTGCCGGCGCAGGCGATGCGCGATGTGGCGCGGGCGGCGCGGCCGCATCTCGCCGACGGCGCCGCCTTCGTCATCTGCGCCAAGGGCATCGAGCGCGATCGACGCCGCTTCATGAGCGAGGTCGTGGCGGAGGAGCTGCCGCAAGCGAAGCCCGCCGTTCTCTCGGGTCCGAGCTTCGCCGCCGACGTCTGCAAGGGCCTGCCGACCGCCGTGACGCTCGCGGCGCAGGAAGAGTCGCTGGCGCAGCGCCTCTGCGAGGCGCTCTCGACCAAGACCTTCCGTCCTTATCGCTCGACCGACCTGCTCGGCGTCGAAATCGGCGGCGCCGCCAAGAATGTCTTCGCCATCGCCGCCGGCATGGCCTCCGGGCGCGAGCTCGGCGCGAGCGCGCAGGCCGCGTTGATCGCCCGCAGTTTCGCCGAATTGACGCGCCTCGGCCGGGCGCTCGGCGCGCGCAGCGAGACGCTGATGGGCCTCTCCGGCCTCGGCGATCTCGTGCTCACCTGCGGTTCGGCGCAGTCGCGCAATTTCGCCTTCGGCCAGCGGCTCGGGCGCGGCGCGGCCGCCAAGGACGCCAGTGGCGGCAAGCTCACGGAAGGCGCCTTCACCGCGCATGTGCTCGTCGAAATGGCCAAGGCCGCGGGCGTCGAAATGCCGATCGCAGAAGCGGTGGACGACATCCTTGCGGCGCGGCTCAGCGTCGACGCCGCCATCGACGCGCTGCTCATGCGCCCGCTCAAGGCGGAGAGTTAGAAACCAGAGGCGGGCCGGGTCGGAGCGACTAAGCGTTCCCCTTCGACAGATCGGCGCGCGCGTCGAGCGCCTCGCGAATCTTTGTCGCAATCTGCGCCAGGGTGAAGGGCTTCGTCAGCAGATTGACGTTAGGATCGAGAATGCCGTTGCGAACGATGGCGTGCTGCGAGTAGCCGGTGATGAACAGCACATGCAGCGCATGCCGACGGAACACGGCTTCTCGCGCAAGCCGCGCCCCGTCCATTCCCGGCATGATGACGTCCGTGATCATGAGCGAAATGTCGGCCCGCGTGCGGATGATTTGAATCGCCTCCTTGCCGCTTGCCGCTTCGAGCACGGTGTAGCCGAGTTCGCGCACGCCCTGGGCGGTCACGCGCCGAGCCTGCTCGTCGTCTTCGACGAGAAGCACGATTTCTTCCGGCCGGCCGCGCGGGAAATCATCCTCTTTCCGCTGAGGCGCGGCGGCCGGCGCTTCGCACTCTTCGACGTGGCGGGGCAGATACAGCTTGACGCAGGTGCCGTGGCCGATCTCCGAATAGATTTTGATGTGCCCGCCGGATTGACGGACGAATCCATGCGCCTGGGAGAGCCCCAGCCCGGTGCCCTTGCCGATGGGTTTCGTCGTGAAGAAGGGATCGAAGGCTTTTGCAATGACCTCCGGGGCCATCCCTTCTCCCGTGTCGCAGACCGAGAGCAGGACATAGAGACCGGGCCGCACTTCCGGGTTCGCCTCGACGAATTCCTCGCCGAGTTCGACATTGGCGGTCTCGATCGTGAGCGTGCCGCCGTCCGGCATCGCGTCGCGGGCGTTGACCGCGAGATTCACAATGGCGCTTTCGAGTTCGTTTGCGTCGACTTTGACCGGCCAAAGGTCTTTGCCGAGCCGGGTGTCGAGCTCCACATGCGAGCCCAGCGTGCGATGCAGGATCGCGGACATGCCGGTGACGAGCTGATTGGCGTCGAGCGGCGTCGGATTGAGCGGCTGAATCCTGGAGAATGACAAGAGCCTGCGCACCAGCGCGGCGGCGCGCTCCGCTCCGTCCATGGCTGAATTGATCAGCTGATGGATCCCATCGTCGTCACGCTTGAGCTTGCGCCTCATGATATTGAGGCTCGCCACGATGACCCCGAGCATGTTGTTGAAGTCGTGGGCGATGCCGCCTGCGAGCTGGCCGAGCGCCTCGAGTTTTTGCGACTGGCGCAGTTGCGCCTCCAGCGCGCCGCGCTTGGTCGATTCCTCGATGAGTTCGTCATAGGCGCGGCGGAGGGACTCGCCCGACTTGCGCAAGGCGCTGAGTTGCTTTTCGGCCTGAAGGACCGCGAACATGGCGACGAAGCCCAAAAGGACGATCATGACGCCAATGGCCATTTCCAGGGAATCCGTCGCCTGAGACATGCGCTCGTCGCGAATGCGGTAGAGTTCTTCCTCCTGGGCGATCATTTCTCCAATCAGCGCCTCGATCTGATCGGTGAGCGCCTTGCCGCGCCCCCCGCGCACGACCTCCACCGCCTCGTCGGAGCGGCCGTCCTTCATGAGGGCCAGCTTGCGCTGCAGGAGTTCGAGCCGTTCCTCGAGGATTGGACGCAGCCTTTGCAGGCGAAGCAATTGCTGGGGATTGTCGGCGAGGAGCTTTTCGAGCGCCGCCATCTCGCCCTTGAGATGTTCGGCAAGGTTGAGCTCCGACCGGTAATAGCTGGGATCGCCGGTGATGATGTAACCGCGCTCGTCGCTCTCGGCGCGGCGGATTTCCCCCTCGAGATGGTGCAGGGCGCTTCCGACCTGGAGCGCGTGGCGCACCAGGGCGCCGCTTTCGCGTCGATGCTGTTCCGTACGAATGGTGGCCATGCCCGCCGATGCGAGAATGGCGAAAGCGGCAATCAGACTGACTGTCTCGAAAGACAGAAACCGTCTCGACGCGGCCATGCGCGACCCTAGGAACCTTATGCGGCGATCTTATGCGCTTGCAAAGTCAAAAAAGCTAGCCTCGCGACGCCCAAAGCGGGCGCGCCCAAGCGGGCGCCCGCTGGAGCCGCCCCTTACGCTTCTGGGACCTCGCGCACCGCGCCGCGCGCCGCGCTGGTCGTCATCGCCGCATAGGCGCGAAGCGCCGCGGAGACCTTGCGGGAGCGCGGGCTTGCCGGGGCAAAGCCCTTCGCGGCCTGAACCGTGCGGCGGGCGGCGAGTTCCGTCTCGCCTACGGCCAGCGTAATCCTGCGGTTCGGGATGTCGATCTCGATGCGGTCGCCGTCCTGCGCCAGCGCAATGGTCCCACCCTCGGCGGCTTCGGGGGAGACGTGGCCGATCGAGAGGCCAGAGGTGCCGCCCGAGAAGCGCCCGTCGGTGATGAGCGCGCAGGCTTTGCCGAGACCCTTCGATTTCAGATAGCTCGTCGGATAGAGCATTTCCTGCATGCCCGGGCCGCCGCGCGGTCCTTCGTAGCGGATCACCACCACGTCGCCTTCCTTCACCGCGCCAGTTAAAATGCCGGAGACGGCCGCGTCCTGACTTTCGAACACGCGGGCGGGGCCTGAGAACTTCAGGATCGATTCATCGACGCCGGCTGTTTTCACGATGCAGCCGTCCTCCGCGAGATTGCCGAACAGCACGGCGAGGCCGCCGTCTTTCGAGAAGGCGTGCGCTGCGTCTCGAATGGCGCCCTTGGCGCGGTCCGCGTCGAGGTCGTCGAAGCGCCGCTCCTGGCTGAAGGCCACCTGCGTCGGCACGCCGCCGGGCGCGGCGCGGAAGAAGGTCTTGGCCGTCTCGCTCGTCGTTACGCCAATGTCCCAGCGCGCGATGGCGTTGGCCATGGTGGCGCTGTGCACGGTTGGCGACTCGCCATGCAGCAGGCCGGCGCGATGCAACTCGCCGAGGATGGCGATGACGCCGCCGGCGCGATGCACGTCCTCCATATGCACGTCCGGGACGGAGGGCGCGACCTTGCAGAGCACCGGCACGCGGCGCGACATGCGGTCGATGTCCGCCATGGTGAAGGGCACCTCGGCCTCATGGGCCGCCGCAAGCAGATGCAGCACCGTATTGGTCGATCCGCCCATGGCGATGTCGAGGGCGATAGCGTTCTCGAAGGCTTCAAAATTGGCGATCGAGCGGGGCAGCACGCTTGCGTCGTCCTGCTCGTAATAGCGGCGGGCGAGATCGACGATGAGATGGCCGGCCTCGATGAAGAGCCGCTTGCGGTCGGCGTGGGTGGCGAGCGT
Proteins encoded in this window:
- a CDS encoding glutathione S-transferase N-terminal domain-containing protein, which encodes MMILRYSAASPYARKIRIAAELLGLSSRIEVVAASTTDPNDSLRQQNPLGKIPTLLLEDGTALYDSRVIVDYLDYLGGHQLIPADPLRRFDVLRLQALGDGINDAALLIRYETATRPAALRDQDAIDLQQGKIDRALAALEAAPPEGTVNVGQIAVACALGYLDLRFEGAWRATHPKLVAWLSDFETNTPAFEATKA
- the lysM gene encoding peptidoglycan-binding protein LysM, whose protein sequence is MGIFDFFTGKSKAAPAVAGATDNAAAPADALAKELQGYGFDVSGVDIEVNGDTVTLNGAVNSRAELEKIVLAVGNSKGVAKVENNLIAPDHDPTQPSGIHVVVAGDTLWKIAEAHYGDGARYEEIFEANKPLLKHPDKIYPGQRLRIPGASGSALAQAGGWAPPAEIAGKA
- a CDS encoding SDR family oxidoreductase, coding for MSESKETPGGPALVTGAARRIGLAIAGRLAREGRPVVLHSSRRSADEAELAAEAIRARGGEAVVAVADLADAVETQRLIGFAARAFGPPTLLVNNASIFEVDEAHDFSLDSYERHMAINLRAPLLLARDFAAQLPRDVEGAVVNMIDQRVWRLTPRYFSYTLAKSALWTATRTMAQAYAPRIRVNAVGPGPVFPNEALGDREFEIEASGVPLGHAADVSGVVDAVIFLSKAKSVTGQMIAVDSGQHLAWRTPDVAPE
- the tsaD gene encoding tRNA (adenosine(37)-N6)-threonylcarbamoyltransferase complex transferase subunit TsaD, with the translated sequence MRVLGIETTCDETAVAVVSDRLGGDGGDILSNEVLSQIAQHAAYGGVVPEIAARAHIDSLDRLIVRALANAKVDLKDIDAIAAAAGPGLIGGVLVGLTAAKGLALALGKPFIAVNHLEAHALTARLTDHLEFPFIALLVSGGHTQLVAVRGVGDYRRLGSTVDDAAGEAFDKVAKMLGLPYPGGPQIEDLAQEGDSHRFDFPRPMVGRGGADFSLSGLKTAVRQEVLKIQTLTEQDKKDLAASFQAAIVDVIVDRVRGGIRLFSQSEGRPSGLVIGGGVGANGAIRRALTRLCAESGLRFISPPANLCSDNGAIIAWAGLERLKCGYTSDLGFAPRPRWPLDAVASGAHHGKA
- a CDS encoding phospholipase D-like domain-containing protein, encoding MRRTFLAALAALTLTPEPQAAGPLSQEPLVAGLHIFYGPGEDFESVDARLINGARRSLDMAAYVLTDRALVAALGRAAMRGVKVRVYLDGEELNRSAAILDIADAPNLDVRRKGRGRDLMHLKSYQVDGRVLRSGSANFSVSGEVHQDNDLIVVESPQAAARFREAFERLWSRPDNQKLGLR
- a CDS encoding NAD(P)H-dependent glycerol-3-phosphate dehydrogenase produces the protein MTRDSIAVLGAGAWGVALANVAAQGRTRVPLWAHDAAHVAALEQHRENRRHLPGLPLACAVTPTADLACIRGAEIVLAVVPAQAMRDVARAARPHLADGAAFVICAKGIERDRRRFMSEVVAEELPQAKPAVLSGPSFAADVCKGLPTAVTLAAQEESLAQRLCEALSTKTFRPYRSTDLLGVEIGGAAKNVFAIAAGMASGRELGASAQAALIARSFAELTRLGRALGARSETLMGLSGLGDLVLTCGSAQSRNFAFGQRLGRGAAAKDASGGKLTEGAFTAHVLVEMAKAAGVEMPIAEAVDDILAARLSVDAAIDALLMRPLKAES
- a CDS encoding CHASE3 domain-containing protein, with protein sequence MAASRRFLSFETVSLIAAFAILASAGMATIRTEQHRRESGALVRHALQVGSALHHLEGEIRRAESDERGYIITGDPSYYRSELNLAEHLKGEMAALEKLLADNPQQLLRLQRLRPILEERLELLQRKLALMKDGRSDEAVEVVRGGRGKALTDQIEALIGEMIAQEEELYRIRDERMSQATDSLEMAIGVMIVLLGFVAMFAVLQAEKQLSALRKSGESLRRAYDELIEESTKRGALEAQLRQSQKLEALGQLAGGIAHDFNNMLGVIVASLNIMRRKLKRDDDGIHQLINSAMDGAERAAALVRRLLSFSRIQPLNPTPLDANQLVTGMSAILHRTLGSHVELDTRLGKDLWPVKVDANELESAIVNLAVNARDAMPDGGTLTIETANVELGEEFVEANPEVRPGLYVLLSVCDTGEGMAPEVIAKAFDPFFTTKPIGKGTGLGLSQAHGFVRQSGGHIKIYSEIGHGTCVKLYLPRHVEECEAPAAAPQRKEDDFPRGRPEEIVLLVEDDEQARRVTAQGVRELGYTVLEAASGKEAIQIIRTRADISLMITDVIMPGMDGARLAREAVFRRHALHVLFITGYSQHAIVRNGILDPNVNLLTKPFTLAQIATKIREALDARADLSKGNA
- the ilvD gene encoding dihydroxy-acid dehydratase; the protein is MPPYRSRTTTHGRNMAGARGLWRATGMKDEDFGKPIIAIANSFTQFVPGHVHLKDLGQLVAREVEKAGGVAKEFNTIAVDDGIAMGHDGMLYSLPSREIIADSVEYMVNAHCADAIVCISNCDKITPGMLMAALRLNIPAVFVSGGPMEAGKVVLAGKEHSLDLVDAIIAGADDKVAESDVMAIERSACPTCGSCSGMFTANSMNCLTEALGLSLPGNGTTLATHADRKRLFIEAGHLIVDLARRYYEQDDASVLPRSIANFEAFENAIALDIAMGGSTNTVLHLLAAAHEAEVPFTMADIDRMSRRVPVLCKVAPSVPDVHMEDVHRAGGVIAILGELHRAGLLHGESPTVHSATMANAIARWDIGVTTSETAKTFFRAAPGGVPTQVAFSQERRFDDLDADRAKGAIRDAAHAFSKDGGLAVLFGNLAEDGCIVKTAGVDESILKFSGPARVFESQDAAVSGILTGAVKEGDVVVIRYEGPRGGPGMQEMLYPTSYLKSKGLGKACALITDGRFSGGTSGLSIGHVSPEAAEGGTIALAQDGDRIEIDIPNRRITLAVGETELAARRTVQAAKGFAPASPRSRKVSAALRAYAAMTTSAARGAVREVPEA